One Thermicanus aegyptius DSM 12793 DNA segment encodes these proteins:
- the ruvX gene encoding Holliday junction resolvase RuvX produces the protein MRIMGLDVGEKRIGVAISDELGFTAQGVEVIPNQGEKGFSRIKELAEMYQVERIVVGLPKNMNGTIGERGEETLRFGKRIGEFLSLPILFWDERLTTVAAERALISADVSRKRRKQVVDKLAATLILQNYLDSQGGLKNDR, from the coding sequence GTGAGAATTATGGGACTGGATGTAGGTGAAAAGCGAATCGGAGTAGCCATCAGTGATGAATTAGGCTTCACAGCCCAAGGGGTGGAGGTCATCCCCAACCAGGGAGAGAAGGGGTTTTCCCGCATCAAGGAGTTGGCGGAAATGTACCAGGTGGAGCGGATTGTGGTCGGCTTACCAAAGAATATGAATGGGACCATTGGTGAACGGGGGGAGGAGACCCTTCGGTTTGGCAAAAGGATCGGGGAATTTCTATCCCTGCCTATCCTCTTTTGGGACGAACGCCTAACCACCGTCGCTGCAGAACGGGCTTTGATCTCCGCCGATGTAAGCCGAAAAAGGAGAAAGCAGGTGGTTGATAAGCTGGCAGCCACCCTCATATTACAAAATTACTTAGATTCCCAAGGAGGACTGAAGAATGACCGATAA
- a CDS encoding DUF1292 domain-containing protein gives MTDKKDLNHEHHDDHHHHDHHDHHHHDHHDHHHDHDHLHYHEDEEGEFIYIPDEEGNEVRYEVLYQFEVEDSGKKYMLIIPAEETDEEEQEVLAFRFDEDEEGGITLYPLETDEEWDLVEEAFNTLMAEDNEED, from the coding sequence ATGACCGATAAGAAGGATCTCAACCACGAGCACCATGATGACCACCATCATCACGACCACCATGATCACCACCATCACGATCATCACGATCATCATCACGACCATGATCATCTCCATTATCATGAAGATGAAGAAGGAGAATTCATCTACATCCCCGATGAAGAGGGAAATGAAGTACGTTATGAAGTGCTTTACCAATTTGAAGTAGAGGATTCGGGCAAAAAATATATGCTGATTATCCCGGCGGAGGAAACGGATGAAGAGGAACAGGAGGTATTGGCTTTCCGCTTCGACGAAGATGAAGAGGGAGGCATCACTCTTTATCCGTTGGAAACCGACGAAGAATGGGATCTGGTAGAGGAAGCTTTTAATACGTTAATGGCAGAGGATAATGAGGAAGATTAA
- the mltG gene encoding endolytic transglycosylase MltG, with product MDERKTDRRVGSERKASRFAPEEKGVDERRTIPQDLEGMGNVEAFNQDLEEEGVKPEDGKNASDSQDTGDQGDSRNIIETGDNEEKESGYTPAWKLVLITVLSIFLLIALLLGGGYLYIHYNLSPPAAKGTSPIAVTIPKGASSGEISQILYSKGLIRNAALFRYYIRYKGVGGSLKAGEYRFTPGMTVDEILDKMVKGEVYRETFTVTIPEGLTVPQIADLLSSEGVVNKERFLKEVNEGSFSYPFLKEIPPENLKQRKYRLEGYLFPETYTFNKGATEHEIIDRMLGQFQKVFTEEWKQELAKKGLNIDQGVILASIVEREAVLDEERPLIAGVFYNRLEERWKLQSCATVQFILGKQKDRITYKDLEIEDPYNTYLHVGLPPGPISNPGKKSLEATVYPAKHDYFFFVAKNDGSQGHFFSKTFEEHKKNHAKSEGSW from the coding sequence TTGGATGAGAGGAAAACGGATCGAAGAGTGGGATCGGAAAGAAAGGCTTCCAGGTTCGCACCGGAGGAAAAAGGAGTGGACGAACGGAGAACGATACCACAGGATTTAGAAGGAATGGGAAACGTAGAAGCATTCAATCAGGACCTGGAAGAGGAAGGGGTAAAACCTGAGGATGGCAAAAATGCAAGCGATTCGCAGGATACGGGAGATCAAGGAGACAGCAGGAATATCATTGAGACCGGGGACAATGAGGAGAAAGAAAGCGGGTACACACCGGCGTGGAAACTTGTTCTGATTACGGTTTTATCGATCTTCCTCCTGATTGCCCTTCTCTTGGGGGGAGGGTACCTTTATATCCACTATAATCTCTCTCCACCTGCGGCAAAGGGGACAAGCCCCATCGCGGTCACGATTCCCAAGGGGGCCTCTTCAGGAGAGATCAGTCAAATTCTTTATTCCAAAGGCTTGATCCGAAACGCTGCCCTTTTCCGCTATTATATCCGTTATAAGGGAGTTGGCGGCTCTTTAAAGGCTGGGGAATATCGCTTCACCCCGGGGATGACGGTGGATGAGATCCTGGATAAGATGGTTAAGGGGGAGGTGTACCGGGAAACCTTTACCGTCACCATACCTGAAGGATTGACGGTTCCTCAGATTGCAGACCTGCTGAGCAGTGAAGGGGTGGTAAACAAGGAACGTTTCTTAAAGGAAGTGAATGAAGGAAGTTTCTCCTATCCGTTCCTGAAAGAAATTCCGCCGGAGAATCTGAAACAGCGCAAGTACCGTTTGGAAGGGTATCTTTTCCCGGAGACCTACACCTTTAACAAAGGCGCTACGGAGCATGAGATCATTGATCGAATGCTGGGTCAGTTTCAAAAAGTATTTACCGAAGAATGGAAACAGGAACTGGCTAAAAAGGGGTTGAACATAGACCAAGGGGTGATTCTGGCCTCCATCGTGGAGCGGGAAGCGGTTCTCGATGAGGAACGGCCCCTAATCGCCGGTGTATTCTATAATCGTTTGGAAGAACGATGGAAGCTGCAATCTTGTGCAACCGTTCAGTTTATCCTGGGAAAACAGAAGGATCGCATCACCTATAAAGATCTGGAAATTGAAGATCCATATAATACCTATCTCCATGTGGGGCTACCTCCAGGTCCGATCAGCAATCCTGGAAAGAAATCGCTGGAGGCGACCGTTTATCCCGCCAAGCATGATTATTTCTTCTTTGTGGCAAAGAATGACGGTTCTCAAGGCCATTTCTTCAGTAAAACGTTTGAGGAACATAAAAAGAATCACGCCAAGAGTGAAGGGAGCTGGTAA
- a CDS encoding O-methyltransferase has protein sequence MFIHEEAAAYLKPFRWERDPLLLRMEEEAKIEKIPIVLPDTIQLISQLVMMKNARSILEIGTAIGYSTLWLARSAPQGEIISIDQDEKMIERAQKNLEEAGVAHRVTLLHHNASKGLPHPYREKRFDFLFIDAGKDEYETYVNGYLPHLEDGGVIVTDNIFFHGLAFPNHKEDPRNAWIGEKIDRYNHFIFQHPALLTHFLPIGDGIAISIKRS, from the coding sequence GTGTTTATCCATGAAGAGGCGGCGGCTTATTTAAAACCCTTTCGCTGGGAGAGGGATCCTCTCCTTTTAAGGATGGAAGAAGAGGCAAAAATAGAAAAAATTCCTATCGTTTTGCCGGATACCATCCAATTGATCAGCCAATTGGTCATGATGAAAAACGCCCGTTCTATTTTGGAAATCGGGACGGCGATCGGGTATTCCACCCTCTGGCTTGCCCGTTCCGCTCCCCAAGGCGAAATCATCAGCATCGATCAAGATGAAAAGATGATCGAACGTGCCCAAAAGAATCTTGAGGAGGCCGGGGTAGCCCACCGCGTCACCCTCCTTCACCATAACGCTTCCAAAGGGCTTCCTCATCCTTACAGGGAGAAACGTTTTGACTTTCTCTTCATCGATGCAGGAAAAGATGAATATGAAACCTATGTGAATGGGTATCTTCCCCATCTGGAAGATGGAGGAGTCATCGTAACCGATAATATCTTCTTTCACGGACTTGCTTTTCCCAACCATAAAGAAGATCCCCGCAATGCCTGGATCGGTGAGAAAATTGACCGGTATAATCATTTTATCTTTCAACACCCGGCTCTTCTCACTCATTTCCTTCCCATCGGAGATGGGATCGCCATTAGCATTAAGAGATCTTGA
- a CDS encoding peptidase U32 family protein produces the protein MNGNRPEFVIPVGNLDEISPLLSAGADAIIVGESRYALRLPGSMSLREVGEAAERAHRSSKKIYVAMNALLHPGAISELESHVKELSRIGIDGILFGDPAVYLAVMEVSPSIPLQWNTETTSTNYKTASFWAKKGVKRAILAREISQEDVLLIKENVPMEVEAQVHGMTCIFHSKRKLVRNYLAFQKEKGEDVPSHLEHLFLKQDQRDEERYPLFEDEQGTHIMSSEDLCMIDHLRPFLSAGIDAFRFESLFKPLAYNEQILRIYREAVDRLLSDPALEYDPDWMRRIEAIQPKNRPLGTGFYFREQIY, from the coding sequence ATGAATGGTAATCGGCCTGAATTTGTTATCCCCGTGGGCAACCTGGACGAAATTTCCCCCCTTCTATCGGCAGGGGCGGATGCCATCATCGTCGGGGAGTCCCGTTACGCCCTCCGTCTGCCCGGTTCCATGAGCCTCCGAGAGGTTGGAGAGGCAGCGGAACGCGCTCACCGCTCCTCCAAAAAAATTTATGTGGCCATGAACGCCCTTCTTCACCCGGGGGCCATCTCCGAGTTGGAATCCCATGTGAAGGAATTATCGCGGATCGGCATCGACGGCATTCTTTTCGGCGATCCGGCCGTGTATTTGGCGGTGATGGAGGTGAGTCCCTCGATTCCCCTTCAATGGAATACCGAGACCACTTCAACGAATTATAAAACGGCATCCTTCTGGGCCAAAAAAGGTGTAAAGCGGGCCATCCTGGCCAGGGAGATCTCTCAAGAGGATGTCCTTCTCATTAAGGAAAACGTGCCGATGGAAGTAGAGGCACAGGTGCATGGGATGACCTGCATTTTTCACTCGAAGAGAAAATTGGTCCGAAATTATCTCGCTTTTCAAAAGGAAAAGGGGGAGGATGTACCGTCCCATTTGGAGCATCTTTTTCTTAAGCAGGATCAACGCGATGAGGAGAGGTATCCACTCTTTGAGGATGAACAGGGTACCCACATCATGAGCTCAGAAGATCTATGCATGATCGATCATTTGCGTCCTTTTCTTTCGGCGGGAATTGATGCCTTCCGCTTTGAAAGCCTCTTTAAACCCCTCGCTTATAATGAGCAAATTCTTCGCATCTATCGAGAGGCGGTAGACCGCTTGTTGAGCGACCCCGCCCTGGAGTATGATCCGGACTGGATGAGAAGAATCGAAGCGATTCAGCCGAAAAACCGCCCGCTGGGGACCGGTTTTTATTTCCGGGAACAAATTTATTAA